Proteins encoded by one window of Hyla sarda isolate aHylSar1 unplaced genomic scaffold, aHylSar1.hap1 scaffold_1003, whole genome shotgun sequence:
- the LOC130298527 gene encoding serine/arginine repetitive matrix protein 2-like, with product MAAADGGAETGRSALDTGLRNQEPGLQNPEHPEPGLQDPDHPEPGLQNPEHPEPGLQNPEHPELQNPEHPEPGLQNSKHPEPGLQNPDHPELQNPEHPEPGLQNPEHPGLQDPEHPEPGLQDPEHPEPGLQNPEHPEPGLQDPKYPGLQDPEHPEPGLQDPEHPEPGLQDPKYPEPGLQNPEHPEPGLQNPEHPEPGLQDPKYPGLQDPEHPEPGLQDPEHPEPGLQDPKYPEPGLQNPEHPEPGLQNPEHPDPGLQDPEHPEPGLQDPKTRAAEHRSSRTRAAGPRASRTRAAGSRASRTRAAGPRASRTRAAGPRASRTRAAGPRASRTRAAGPREYRTRATEPRASRTRAAGPRASRTRAAGPGEYRTRAAEPRASRTRAAGPREYRTRAAEPKVSRTRSAGPRASRTRVAEPKVSRTRSAGPTSSRTRAAEPKVSRTAEPRASITRTIEPRESRTRAAGPRASRTRAGEPIASRTRTTEPRASGTRTAEHTASRTRTTEPRASRTRTTEPRASRTRTTEHTASRTTEPRASRTRTTGSRASGTRTTEHTASRTKAAEPRASRTKAAKPRASRTWRTEQKLFRTRTAEPRASESKASEQELSKTRTTEPGASRTSYPKHKAARTCVTKQEVARTGAAELESSKTWSTELGAYRTRVTKPTTSRTRSAESRDKATEPRTILIRGESRTAEHRTSAAEYISYGPRSTAEPCAPAVCAHWTPAPRTSASSAGSQGIAPISRAPGCRGSSTDPRGPEGSAHIPCEHLLLSSSLLCSPNQTSSSAPPGSAGFMGDSCVPPVFRNRSVPTGPSPLLPPSEMSPQWTIGMAALMTTIIFLILMGNIMVIVAIAKNQRLQTLTNVFITSLACADLIMGLFVVPLGATLVVSGTWMYGSIFCEFWTSVDVLCVTASIETLCVIAIDRYIAITSPFRYQSMLTKARAKSIVCTVWAISALVSFLPIMMHWWRDTNDPLALSCYDDPGCCDFVTNRAYAIASSIISFYVPLVVMIFVYFRVFKEAKKQMKKIDKCEGRFHNNQSLGNAKSSRRRLSRMLVVKEQKALKTLGIIMGTFTLCWLPFFLANIVNVFYRNLIPDKLFLFLNWLGYVNSAFNPIIYCRSPDFRKAFKRLLCCPRKATRRLHAATDITRHSTGLANSLDTSNVLATWTECNGTTQQSMEFLEPPT from the exons ATGGCTGCGGCTG atggaggagcaGAGACCGGGAGATCCGCGCTAGACACCGGGCTCCGGAACCAAGAACCAGGGCTACAGAACCCAGAGCATCCAGAACCAGGACTGCAGGACCCAGATCATCCAGAACCAGGGCTACAGAACCCAGAGCATCCAGAACCAGGGCTACAGAACCCAGAGCATCCAGAACTGCAGAACCCAGAGCATCCAGAACCAGGGCTACAGAACTCAAAGCATCCAGAACCAGGGCTACAGAACCCAGATCATCCAGAACTACAGAACCCAGAGCATCCAGAACCAGGGCTACAGAACCCAGAGCATCCAGGACTACAGGACCCAGAGCATCCAGAACCAGGGCTACAGGACCCAGAGCATCCAGAACCAGGGCTGCAGAACCCAGAGCATCCAGAACCAGGGCTGCAGGACCCAAAGTATCCAGGACTGCAGGACCCAGAGCATCCAGAACCAGGACTACAGGACCCAGAGCATCCAGAACCAGGGCTGCAGGACCCAAAGTATCCAGAACCAGGGCTGCAGAACCCAGAGCATCCAGAACCAGGGCTGCAGAACCCAGAGCATCCAGAACCAGGGCTGCAGGACCCAAAGTATCCAGGACTGCAGGACCCAGAGCATCCAGAACCAGGACTACAGGACCCAGAGCATCCAGAACCAGGGCTGCAGGACCCAAAGTATCCAGAACCAGGGCTGCAGAACCCAGAGCATCCAGAACCAGGGCTGCAGAACCCAGAGCATCCAGATCCagggctgcaggacccagagcATCCAGAACCAGGGCTGCAGGACCCAAA AACCAGGGCTGCGGAACACAGATCATCCAGAACCagggctgcaggacccagagcATCCAGAACCAGGGCTGCAGGATCCAGAGCCTCCAGAACCAGGGCTGCAGGACCGAGAGCCTCCAGAACCAGGGCTGCAGGACCGAGAGCCTCCAGAACCagggctgcaggacccagagcATCCAGAACCagggctgcaggacccagagAATACAGAACCAGGGCTACAGAACCCAGAGCATCCAGAACCagggctgcaggacccagagcATCCAGAACCAGGGCTGCAGGACCCGGAGAATACAGAACCAGGGCTGCAGAACCCAGAGCATCCAGAACCagggctgcaggacccagagAATACAGAACCAGGGCTGCAGAACCCAAAGTATCCAGAACCAGGTCTGCAGGACCCAGAGCATCCAGAACCAGGGTTGCAGAACCCAAAGTATCCAGAACCAGGTCTGCAGGACCCACATCATCCAGAACCAGGGCTGCAGAACCCAAAGTATCCAGGACTGCAGAACCCAGAGCATCCATAACCAGGACTATAGAACCCAGAGAATCCAGAACCAGGGCTGCAGGACCAAGAGCATCCAGAACCAGGGCTGGAGAACCCATAGCATCCAGAACCAGGACTACAGAACCCAGAGCATCTGGAACAAGGACTGCAGAGCACACAGCATCCAGAACCAGGACTACAGAACCCAGAGCATCCAGAACCAGGACTACAGAACCCAGAGCATCCAGAACCAGGACTACAGAACACACAGCATCCAGGACTACAGAACCCAGAGCATCCAGAACCAGGACTACAGGATCCAGAGCATCTGGAACAAGGACTACAGAACACACAGCATCCAGAACCAAGGCTGCAGAACCCAGAGCATCCAGAACCAAGGCTGCAAAACCCAGAGCATCCAGAACCTGGCGTACAGAGCAAAAATTATTCAGAACCAGGACTGCAGAACCCAGAGCATCAGAATCAAAGGCTTCAGAGCAAGAATTATCCAAAACAAGAACAACAGAACCTGGTGCATCTAGAACCAGCTATCCAAAACACAAAGCAGCTAGAACCTGTGTTACAAAGCAAGAAGTAGCTAGAACAGGAGCTGCAGAACTTGAATCATCCAAAACTTGGTCCACAGAACTGGGAGCTTATAGAACCAGGGTTACAAAACCCACAACATCCAGAACAAGAAGTGCAGAAAGCAGAGACAAAGCTACAGAACCTAGAACAATCCTAATCAGGGGTGAATCCAGAACAGCAGAACACAGAACCAGCGCTGCTGAGTACATATCATACGGACCCAGGAGCACTGCAGAACCCTGCGCCCCAGCAGTTTGTGCCCACTGGACTCCTGCACCTAGAACCTCAGCATCCAGTGCAGGCTCACAGGGGATTGCCCCCATATCCAGGGCACCAGGTTGTAGGGGCTCCAGCACTGATCCCAGGGGCCCCGAGGGCTCCGCACACATCCCCTGTGAACACCTTCTGCTCAGCTCATCCCTCCTATGTTCCCCTAACCAAACCTCCTCTTCTGCCCCCCCAGGGTCTGCAGGATTCATGGGGGACAGCTGCGTGCCCCCTGTCTTCAGAAACCGGAGTGTCCCTACAGGGCCcagccccctcctccccccctctgaGATGTCCCCCCAGTGGACCATAGGTATGGCAGCCCTGATGACCACCATCATCTTCCTCATCCTCATGGGCAACATCATGGTCATTGTGGCCATTGCCAAGAACCAGAGACTTCAGACCTTGACCAACGTGTTCATCACCTCCCTGGCCTGTGCCGACCTCATCATGGGGCTCTTTGTGGTTCCCCTGGGGGCCACCCTGGTGGTGAGTGGCACCTGGATGTACGGCTCCATCTTTTGTGAGTTCTGGACCTCGGTGGATGTTCTGTGCGTCACCGCCAGTATAGAGACCCTGTGTGTCATCGCCATCGACCGCTACATCGCCATCACTTCCCCCTTCCGCTACCAGAGCATGCTGACCAAGGCCAGGGCCAAGAGCATCGTGTGCACAGTGTGGGCCATCTCCgctctggtctccttcctgccCATCATGATGCACTGGTGGAGGGACACCAATGACCCATTGGCCCTGAGTTGCTatgacgaccccgggtgctgtgACTTTGTCACCAACAGAGCCTACGCCATCGCGTCCTCCATCATCTCCTTCTACGTCCCCTTGGTGGTCATGATCTTCGTCTACTTCAGGGTCTTCAAGGAAGCCAAGAAGCAGATGAAGAAGATCGATAAGTGCGAGGGCCGATTCCACAACAACCAGTCTCTCGGCAACGCCAAGTCCAGCCGGAGGAGACTGTCCAGAATGTTGGTGGTCAAGGAGCAGAAGGCGCTGAAAACCTTGGGCATCATCATGGGCACCTTCACCCTGTGCTGGCTGCCCTTCTTCTTGGCCAACATCGTGAACGTCTTCTACAGGAACCTCATTCCCGACAAGCTCTTCTTGTTCCTGAACTGGTTGGGGTACGTCAACTCGGCCTTTAACCCCATCATCTACTGCAGGAGCCCGGACTTTAGGAAAGCCTTCAAGAGGCTCCTGTGCTGCCCCCGGAAGGCGACCAGAAGGCTGCACGCTGCCACCGACATCACCAGACATTCTACGGGGTTGGCAAACTCTCTAGATACCTCCAATGTACTGGCCACATGGACCGAGTGCAACGGGACCACCCAGCAGTCCATGGAGTTCCTTGAGCCACCCACCTGA
- the LOC130298525 gene encoding uncharacterized protein LOC130298525 produces the protein MTNKDNQKLRGFGDLLLEIEAAKSSGHLPGLSYLDTARGVDPIIEKLPFNLQERWVTQASRYKKDHRVAFPPFAFLAEFIVDQAETRNDPSFAFLNKRTASSPKVEQKHPTPYKERRATVSVRKTEVSPESAVNQEDNTSKKVEEPDKICLIHNKPHPLRKCRSFRSKTLEERKAYLKDNHICFRCCASIQHLAKDCTKTIKCTECNSDKHLSALHPGPPPWKQEVPATQEDHGGEQGESTTPAVTSKCTEICTEQGRPRSCSKICLVKVYPAGFREKAIKMYTVLDEQSNRSLAKTEFFDLFGDKGSPTPYTLKTCSGVVETTGRRANNYIIESLDGKTKVTLPTLIECDEIPDDRSEIPTPEVARHHPHLVRIADQIPALDPDAAIILLLGRDILRLHKVREQYNGPHNAPFAQRLDLGWVIVGEVCLDGLHKPEKVNVYRTHLLQNGRTSCLCPCTNSLHIKERLVNPTHHRSIQRCMEDLASTGDTDELGCKVFERTRDDDKLAPSVEDTLFLEIMDREVFRDKSGSWVAPLPFRSPRHRLPDNKVQAEKRFTSLQHMLQRKPNKKKHFQAFMQKIFDNDQAEKAPPLQENQEHWYLPIFGVYHPQKPGQIRVVFDSSAKHQGISLNDVLLSGPDLNNTLLGVLIRFRKELVAVTADVQQMFYCFLVREDHRDYLRFLWYADNDFNKEITEYRMKVHVFGNSPSPAVAIYNLRRAAQQGERHGQEATQFVMKNFYVDDGLASFSSNEEAINVLKSTREMLAESNIRLNKVASNSNRVMEAFPMEDRAKDLKDLDLGTESPPLQRSLGISWDLKTDSFTFRVSREEKPFTKRGVLSTVNSLYDPLGFVAPIIMQGKALLRQITTEQEQSDWDIPLPEEKEMQWKLWKDSLLELEQLNIPRPYVSVSLSATKRREICIFSDASTMAIASVAYLRVIDTEGQSHVGFLMGKSKLAPRPSHTVPRLELCAAVLAVEMADMITTELDIEIHTINFYTDSKIVLGYIHNASRRFYTYVANRVTRIRKSTSPEQWHHISTDKNPADHGTRLVPAAALKQTNWFVGPSFLRKPETKETTQVETFQLIEPDQDKEVRPQVTVCRTIVTRDSLGAHRFERFSSWKSLTRAIGKLKVTIIRCIQQEVFKEEIQGLLKTEEISQHNSLKDLYTKQRKQVQSLADIFWKRWRQEYLVIFQPRKKWQDDKPNLQVGDFVLLKDSQAHRNEWPIGLIVGTDPSSDARVRKVEVRIVRQGIPKVYARPISEVVLLLSKG, from the coding sequence atgacaaacaaagacaatcaaaagctgagagggtttggggacctactcttagaaatagaagccgctaagtctagtggacatctgccaggtctctcatacttagatacagcacgtggagttgatcccataatcgagaaacttcctttcaacttgcaagaaaggtgggtcactcaagcatcaagatacaagaaagatcatcgagtcgcatttccaccatttgccttccttgctgaattcatcgtagaccaagctgaaacacgcaatgatccaagctttgctttcctgaacaagagaactgcaagctccccaaaggtagagcaaaaacatccaacgccttacaaagaacgcagagcaacagtttctgtacggaagacagaagtctcgcctgagtctgcagtcaatcaggaagacaacacaagtaagaaagttgaggagccagacaaaatatgtcttatccacaacaagcctcatccactaagaaaatgtcgcagtttcagaagtaagacattagaagagcgcaaagcttaccttaaagacaatcacatttgtttcagatgttgcgcttcaattcagcatcttgcaaaagactgtacaaaaacaataaaatgcacagagtgcaacagtgacaaacacctgtcagcactgcacccaggaccaccaccatggaaacaagaagttccagcaactcaagaagatcatggtggggagcaaggcgagagtacaacgccagcagtaacctcaaagtgtactgagatctgtacagagcagggccgccccagatcatgttccaagatatgcttagtcaaggtgtatcctgcaggcttcagagaaaaagcaatcaagatgtacacagtcttggatgaacagagtaacagatctctggcaaaaacagagttctttgacctcttcggtgacaaaggaagtccaactccatacaccctgaagacttgttctggagttgtagagacaacagggagaagagcaaacaactacatcattgagtcattagatggaaagacaaaggtgactcttcctaccctcatagaatgtgatgagataccagacgacaggtcagagatccccacacctgaagttgctcgtcatcacccccatctggtgcgaatagcagaccagataccagcactagatccagatgctgcaatcatccttctacttgggagagatatcctcagactgcacaaagtcagagaacagtacaatgggccacacaatgcaccatttgcacaacgccttgatctcggatgggtcatcgttggagaagtatgtctagacggactccacaaaccagaaaaggtaaatgtctacagaacacatctgttacagaatggtcgtacatcttgtctttgcccatgtaccaacagtctacacattaaagagagacttgtaaacccaacacatcatcggagtatccagaggtgcatggaagacttagcctcaactggagatacagatgaactgggctgtaaggtgtttgaaagaacacgagatgacgacaagctagcaccctcggtggaagatactctcttccttgagattatggacagagaagtcttcagagacaaatcaggcagctgggtagcccctctacccttccggtcaccacgccatcgccttcctgacaacaaggtacaagcagagaaacgcttcacctcgttgcagcacatgctacaaagaaagccaaataagaagaaacacttccaagccttcatgcagaagatctttgataacgatcaagctgaaaaggcaccaccactacaagagaaccAAGAACACTGGTACTTACCAATATTTGGGGTGTACCATCCTCAGAAACCAGGCCAGATACGCGTAGTATTTGACTCTAGTGCGAAACACCAAGGCATCTCACtaaatgatgtccttctcagcggacctgacctgaacaacacactccttggagtactcatcaggttcagaaaagaactcgtagcagtgacagcagacgtacaacagatgttctactgtttccttgttcgtgaagatcacagagactacttaaggttcctgtggtatgcagacaatgactttaacaaagaaatcacagagtacaggatgaaggtacatgtgtttggaaacagcccttctccagctgtagctatctacaacctgagacgagcagcacaacaaggtgaaagacatggtcaagaagccacacagttcgtcatgaagaacttctacgtagatgatggacttgcttctttctccagcaacgaagaagctatcaacgtcctgaaaagtacaagagaaatgttggcagaatccaacataagactgaacaaggtagcttccaacagcaacagagtcatggaagcatttccaatggaagaccgtgctaaagacctcaaagacttggatctaggaacagaatcaccacccttgcaaagaagtcttgggattagttgggacctgaagactgacagtttcaccttcagggtctccagagaagagaagccattcacaaaaagaggtgtcctatctacagtcaacagtctttacgaccccctggggttcgtagcacccatcatcatgcaaggtaaagctcttttgagacagatcactactgagcaagaacaaagtgactgggacatacctctacctgaagagaaggaaatgcagtggaagttgtggaaagactcattgttagagcttgaacaactcaacatccctagaccatacgtatctgtttccttgtctgctacaaagagaagagaaatatgcatattctctgacgcctccactatggctatcgcatctgtcgcctaccttagggtaatagacactgagggacaaagccatgtcgggttcctcatgggaaaatctaagctggctcccagaccgtctcacactgtcccacgtctagaactttgtgctgctgtcttagctgtagagatggcagacatgattacaacagaactggacatcgagatccatacaattaacttttatacagacagcaagattgtgttaggatatattcacaatgcttcaagaagattttatacatacgtggccaacagagtgacacgtatcagaaagtctacaagtccagaacagtggcatcacatcagcacagacaagaacccagctgatcatgggacgagactagtgccagccgctgcgctcaagcaaactaactggttcgtaggtccatcctttcttcgtaaaccagaaaccaaagaaactactcaggtagagacctttcagctcatagaaccagatcaagacaaagaggtaagacctcaagtgacagtttgtaggactatagttacaagagacagtctgggcgctcatagatttgaaaggttttccagctggaagtcgctgacccgtgcaatcggaaaacttaaggtcacgatcatcagatgcatccagcaggaagtctttaaagaagaaatccaaggcCTTCTGAAAACGGAAGAGATTTCTCAACACAATTCGCTCAAGGACTTGTACACCAAGCAAAGGAAACAAGTTCAAAGTCTTGCGGACATTTTCTGGAAGAGGTGGAGACAGGAATACCTGGTGATATTCCAGCCACGCAAGAAATGGCAAGATGACAAGCCCAATTTACAAGTTGGAGACTTTGTCCTACTGAAAGACTCTCAGGCCCACAGGAACGAGTGgcctattggactcattgtggggactgatcctagtagtgatgctagagttagaaaggttgaagttaggattgttagacagggcattcccaaagtgtatgcaaggccaatttctgaagtagttttacttctgtccaagggttag